A single Candidatus Pacearchaeota archaeon DNA region contains:
- a CDS encoding NGG1p interacting factor NIF3 → MKIQEIFDLAIQMGIDSDFRGKEGVVKVLNRKKKKYEALSPEAKEEFDQEALTNPYLDTRIYNIAEDKEIKKILVGIDIDTSELLLAKQLGDIDLVMGHHPIGRGLANLADIMEMQADVYNHYGVPINVAEGLNSPRISEVARGVSGSNHQKSVDAARILGINFMNVHTPADNLVARFLNNLVEKEKPERVEDLIDLLKEVPEYKEAIKIGVGPKAITGKPDSRCGKIAVTEITGGTEGSPKLFEKMSQAGIGTTLAMHASEEHRKEAENACINVVIAGHISSDSLGMNLFLDELEKKGIEIVCSSGLTRFKRF, encoded by the coding sequence ATGAAAATACAGGAAATATTTGATTTAGCGATACAGATGGGGATTGATTCTGACTTTAGAGGCAAAGAAGGAGTTGTTAAGGTTTTAAATAGAAAAAAGAAAAAATATGAAGCTTTGTCTCCCGAAGCTAAAGAAGAATTTGATCAGGAGGCTTTAACTAATCCTTATTTAGATACCAGGATTTATAATATTGCTGAAGATAAAGAAATTAAAAAGATTTTAGTAGGAATTGATATTGATACTTCTGAATTATTATTAGCTAAACAATTAGGAGATATCGATTTGGTTATGGGCCATCATCCAATAGGAAGAGGACTAGCTAACTTAGCTGATATTATGGAAATGCAGGCTGATGTATACAATCATTATGGTGTACCAATTAATGTTGCTGAGGGTCTTAATTCTCCAAGGATAAGTGAGGTAGCAAGGGGAGTTAGTGGTTCTAATCATCAGAAATCAGTTGATGCCGCTCGCATTCTAGGAATTAATTTTATGAATGTTCATACTCCGGCTGATAATTTAGTTGCTAGATTTTTAAATAATTTAGTTGAAAAAGAAAAACCAGAAAGAGTAGAGGACTTAATAGATTTATTAAAAGAAGTTCCTGAATACAAAGAAGCAATTAAGATTGGTGTTGGGCCTAAGGCTATAACTGGAAAACCTGATAGTAGATGTGGAAAGATTGCAGTGACAGAAATTACTGGAGGAACAGAAGGTTCTCCTAAATTATTTGAGAAAATGTCTCAAGCAGGAATAGGAACTACCTTAGCAATGCATGCTTCAGAAGAACACAGAAAAGAAGCAGAAAATGCTTGCATTAATGTTGTTATCGCTGGACACATTTCTTCTGATTCTTTAGGTATGAATTTGTTCTTAGATGAATTAGAGAAAAAAGGAATTGAAATTGTTTGTTCTAGTGGTTTAACAAGATTTAAAAGATTTTAA